The following coding sequences lie in one Catharus ustulatus isolate bCatUst1 chromosome 5, bCatUst1.pri.v2, whole genome shotgun sequence genomic window:
- the LOC116996653 gene encoding uncharacterized protein LOC116996653 isoform X2, whose translation MDRYRYFIFNQRNMVVLGMFQIAFSAVCVTCGFIDAIFRTESQLGKTRAPIWAGMVMGVPGVLALFSSQRKNPVLVNVLIAASIISCVAILIVIVYSSFTLSYGEEEELSPVPVHVIHTRFILSRVVKGANIAMLAASSCSAFFVLAMAYLGCRSLPRCSCYDSVTGMALGAEFSQIGFQPRM comes from the exons ATGGATCGGTACCGATATTTCATCTTTAACCAGAGGAACATGGTCGTGCTGGGGATGTTCCAGATCGCCTTCAGCGCCGTCTGTGTCACCTGCGGCTTCATCGATGCCATTTTCAGAACAGAGTCTCAGCTGGGCAAAACCAGAGCTCCCATTTGGGCTGGCATG GTGATGGGAGTCCCAGGCGTCCTGGCTTTGTTCTCCTCGCAGAGGAAGAATCCAGTTCTC GTGAATGTACTGATAGCTGCTTCCATCATCTCTTGTGTTGCCATCCTGATTGTAATAGTTTACAGCTCCTTCACACTGAGCTATGGTGAAGAGGAGGAGCTGAGTCCTGTCCCAGTCCATGTTATCCACACT agGTTCATCCTCAGTAGAGTTGTCAAGGGTGCCAACATAGCCATGCTGGCTGCATCCAGCTGCAGTGCCTTCTTTGTGCTGGCCATGGCTTACTTGGGGTGCCGGAGCCTTCCTCGCTGCTCCTGCTATGACAGTGTCACTGGGATG GCCCTGGGGGCAGAATTTTCACAGATCGGTTTCCAGCCCAGGATGTAG
- the LOC116996653 gene encoding uncharacterized protein LOC116996653 isoform X1, protein MDRYRYFIFNQRNMVVLGMFQIAFSAVCVTCGFIDAIFRTESQLGKTRAPIWAGMVMGVPGVLALFSSQRKNPVLVNVLIAASIISCVAILIVIVYSSFTLSYGEEEELSPVPVHVIHTRFILSRVVKGANIAMLAASSCSAFFVLAMAYLGCRSLPRCSCYDSVTGMEWLQPSEDQNQAVEMVCAVQSPGGRIFTDRFPAQDVEAEEDTAKPPPYIRMT, encoded by the exons ATGGATCGGTACCGATATTTCATCTTTAACCAGAGGAACATGGTCGTGCTGGGGATGTTCCAGATCGCCTTCAGCGCCGTCTGTGTCACCTGCGGCTTCATCGATGCCATTTTCAGAACAGAGTCTCAGCTGGGCAAAACCAGAGCTCCCATTTGGGCTGGCATG GTGATGGGAGTCCCAGGCGTCCTGGCTTTGTTCTCCTCGCAGAGGAAGAATCCAGTTCTC GTGAATGTACTGATAGCTGCTTCCATCATCTCTTGTGTTGCCATCCTGATTGTAATAGTTTACAGCTCCTTCACACTGAGCTATGGTGAAGAGGAGGAGCTGAGTCCTGTCCCAGTCCATGTTATCCACACT agGTTCATCCTCAGTAGAGTTGTCAAGGGTGCCAACATAGCCATGCTGGCTGCATCCAGCTGCAGTGCCTTCTTTGTGCTGGCCATGGCTTACTTGGGGTGCCGGAGCCTTCCTCGCTGCTCCTGCTATGACAGTGTCACTGGGATG GAATGGTTGCAACCTAGTGAGGACCAAAATCAGGCTGTGGAAATGGTTTGTGCTGTACAAA GCCCTGGGGGCAGAATTTTCACAGATCGGTTTCCAGCCCAGGATGTAGAAGCAGAAGAAGACACAGCCAAACCTCCACCATATATCAGAATGACTTGA